From the genome of Nomia melanderi isolate GNS246 chromosome 14, iyNomMela1, whole genome shotgun sequence, one region includes:
- the enok gene encoding histone acetyltransferase enoki mushroom isoform X4: MDEPESAETWSAWFLDAIRKIRSQKQRPSVERICHAIRQHHNFHEEEIAEHLEVAVKRGDVLKIFNKGQSSYKDPGGLQSKPLKVGKGSDLSKVLGKAVRELGEREGSTLKTIEKYIRQSHTVEEEAEGDLRTALRLSAKRAVDRGLVIQDGRLFRQPDRPPYLKKLGDNAHAPPPEPPVPKLPAPLPICKECLGATIAANNNNTKRNAAEKLSRCSVCGAALHNSCAPPDLSILVDRGITWSCDDCSPTCAGCQLDQESQNYLVKCAGCVKCYHPTCLDPGLDKKNKAPWRCRHCQTAHTPVSKDDGKKGKAQDAASLDDTPTSARKRISKLRENRKSAVSRKSLTIATPGKKGGAGVAQVDSSSDEEPILPQTLPPGVTQKDVDLFKDARDRAARLTVSNGDGEEAVTVSPGNSSSTGGNGSRNPAAIVFGRYEVETWYSSPFPQEYARLPKLFFCEFCLKYTKSRAVLDRHMDKCQWRHPPATEIYRCNGLSVFEIDGNVNKIYCQNLCLLAKLFLDHKTLYYDVEPFLFYAVTKNDKYGCHLVGYFSKEKHCPAQRYNVSCIMTLPQYQRQGFGRFLIEFSYLLSKVEGIPGTPEKPLSDLGRVSYHSFWKSVVLEYLDAHRDSTDIKLGDITKETGVSAHDIATAMQLLGFIKTVHLPGEGNSKVAVVVDWGKVDAHMARVRKSSRIKLDPDCLRWIPLLTQIPNPYQSPEESGDTSSESSPVAEPKQMPAIVEKIQKVKIKKKPRGRRLGQRRSSPLKQKSPQKSTAVHKEISRESRDAKEATKEARSLKESKESKDTKGTKEQERETRTTSATPESTKESMEVETKNVPTTPRNSRSVTTAKNAANNATSPTKATPLSTMSRRRIRTPKTPMVVESVATTVTPLRKRKHSEKTEAEEKEEKSEVSSRKRTRESLREKEKEKEKEKEKEKEKEKEHREKEKPKEKEKTKDKDSPRDKDNAAEPEKTSPKTATSVSSSSAVQKPAKKQCKVDDILLKVTSRQTKYLQAKQAKEKKIAEEAQCNGKDETKETKTSPPMSRRGRAKAEKEALKMPQLKPETPADDRPESPVIPPPALSPSAGSEKPDSPRQKESPVPELSVSISKEDSAETSKNESVEESATIVPPEAETASASPGEYEGGDEDEGEEEVPAPRPKSVQQCSSNPETDSSEQPEKTVDTTTTVPEKEPEETEKCLPQKVELETRDVDQESEAPKECDKDSETEKAISRSPETSKLVPEVPSPKGEETEKFVAITQDIDSPKEETISERIMLKETKEESTRPKIETSPATPTDKKESSVVSNIASPETEPLTPQEKPLPIMEQQETMHLHQTQPEEMKQNSPESGKTTPHLENPGSVKRTPPSQPDLPSMGVYTPDSTTNSVHSLHYGQCDLDVSQLGLESPTSISSDLASQNSVERPPSALPSMPASVTVPISVSMQIAPPATSVAVNISPQVQYADCSMPQHTPPAHVSIHPMHQPHTPQPLQQPRTPQSHTPQSIPTQSPQPLPQSHTPQPLPQSHTPQPLPQSHTPQSIPTQSPQPLPQSHTPQPMQLSLAQQTQSQSMTHTQQSQQSQPSQPQQQSTHQQQQQQQQQQQQQQQQQQQQSQTQSHSNKRASGSQTTHRSRSAQQSSRSHRTTPPTPHTQASSQHATSHASSHTSSHTSHTTVAHTSHVPPQYQQSSSMSVPPVPHPHSHTHAAHSHNMAVISQGNYMAVASQTFPTQNTYVIQHGSRRSGAPTPCTTATNFYIQTSAMPPHSHTPAPSLSASGNHQTTNSCSLAKLQQLTNGLEMIPPTPSPAMNLTPPPPIPHTMTPPQTSRQLPTPPQVPLGYAKNYYNVNTVPPPGTPGPPSRSTSRSSANAANMASLTQPYPSESLYRQTLDPGSTCPQMQSAASRVSPNVALNTNLMAQYGYRVAQPATGYMNQAAQLGGFMNQASQLPVGVVNVPAPYPQDPHQQNPTAVYTTYHGYINGGLMQPLNSSMRPR; encoded by the exons ATGGACGAACCGGAGTCCGCGGAGACGTGGTCGGCCTGGTTCCTGGACGCGATCCGGAAGATCCGCAGCCAGAAACAGAGGCCGAGCGTCGAACGGATATGCCACGCGATCCGACAGCACCACAACTTCCACGAGGAGGAGATCGCGGAGCACCTGGAGGTCGCCGTGAAGCGCGGCGACGTCCTCAAGATCTTCAACAAGGGCCAATCCTCGTATAAGGACCCCGGCGGGCTGCAGTCCAAGCCGCTCAAGGTTGGGAAAGGCTCCGACCTCAGCAAGGTGCTCGGCAAGGCCGTCCGCGAGCTGGGCGAGAGAGAAGGCTCGACCCTCAAGACCATCGAGAAGTACATCCGGCAAAGCCACACGGTCGAGGAAGAGGCCGAGGGTGACCTCAGGACCGCACTACGGTTGTCCGCGAAGAGGGCTGTCGATCGGGGCCTCGTCATTCAGGATGGCAGACTCTTCCGGCAACCGGATAGGCCGCCTTATCTCAAAAAGCTCGGGGACAATGCTCATGCACCGCCGCCGGAGCCACCGGTCCCCAAG TTGCCGGCGCCTCTGCCGATATGCAAGGAGTGTCTCGGTGCAACGATAGCCGCGAACAACAACAACACGAAGCGGAACGCCGCGGAAAAGCTGAGCAGGTGTAGCGTGTGCGGCGCGGCGCTGCACAACTCGTGCGCGCCGCCGGACCTCTCGATCCTCGTGGACAGGGGGATCACGTGGTCTTGCGACGACTGCTCACCGACCTGCGCCGGCTGCCAGCTGGACCAGGAGTCGCAGAACTACCTGGTGAAATGCGCCGGCTGCGTAAAATGTTACCATCCCACCTGCCTGGACCCGGGCCTCGACAAGAAGAACAAGGCACCCTGGAGGTGTCGGCACTGTCAGACGGCGCACACGCCGGTCTCGAAGGACGACGGGAAGAAGGGCAAGGCGCAAGACGCGGCCTCCCTAGACGACACACCGACCAGCGCGAGGAAGAGAATCAGCAAGTTACGAGAGAATAGAAA ATCGGCGGTGTCCAGAAAGAGCTTGACGATCGCGACTCCGGGCAAGAAAGGCGGTGCTGGAGTGGCACAGGTGGACAGCAGCTCGGACG AGGAGCCGATTCTGCCGCAAACCTTGCCACCCGGCGTTACGCAAAAGGACGTCGATCTATTCAAAGACGCCCGAGACAGGGCGGCTCGACTGACCGTTTCGAACGGTGACGGCGAGGAGGCCGTGACCGTCAGTCCCGGGAATAGTAGTTCCACGGGCGGCAACGGATCACGGAACCCCGCCGCCATCGTTTTCGGCCGGTACGAAGTAGAGACGTGGTACTCCAGCCCGTTCCCCCAGGAGTACGCGAGATTACCGAAGCTGTTCTTCTGTGAGTTTTGCCTAAAGTACACGAAGAGTCGAGCGGTACTCGACAGACACATGGACAAGTGTCAGTGGAGGCATCCACCAGCCACCGAAATCTATAGGTGTAACGGACTGTCCGTTTTCGAG ATTGACGGTAACGTGAACAAGATTTACTGTCAGAACCTGTGTCTATTAGCAAAATTGTTCTTGGATCACAAGACGCTGTACTACGACGTGGAGCCGTTCCTGTTTTACGCGGTGACGAAAAACGACAAGTACGGCTGCCACCTGGTCGGCTACTTCAGCAAGGAGAAACATTGCCCCGCTCAGAGATACAACGTATCCTGCATCATGACTCTACCGCAGTATCAGAGGCAGGGCTTCGGTAGGTTTCTCATCGAGTTCAGTTACCTGTTGTCCAAGGTCGAGGGCATCCCCGGCACCCCGGAGAAGCCTCTATCGGATCTTGGTCGCGTCTCGTATCACTCGTTTTGGAAGAGCGTCGTCCTCGAGTACCTCGACGCTCACAGAGACTCAACGGACATCAAGCTGGGCGACATCACAAAAGAGACAGGCGTGTCGGCTCACGATATCGCAACCGCCATGCAGTTGTTGGGATTCATCAAGACGGTCCATTTGCCCGGCGAAGGGAACTCGAAGGTGGCTGTGGTAGTCGATTGGGGCAAAGTGGACGCTCACATGGCGAGAGTGCGCAAGAGTTCCCGCATCAAGTTGGACCCGGACTGTCTCAGATGGATCCCGTTGCTCACGCAGATACCGAATCCCTACCAAAGCCCGGAGGAGAGCGGTGACACCAGTTCCGAGTCCTCTCCCGTGGCGGAGCCTAAACAGATGCCCGCGATTGTCGAGAAGATTCAGAAAGTGAAAATCAAGAAGAAGCCTAGGGGCAGAAGACTAGGTCAAAGAAGGTCATCACCGTTAAAGCAGAAGAGCCCGCAGAAGTCTACCGCCGTGCACAAGGAGATCTCTAGAGAGTCCAGGGATGCGAAAGAAGCGACGAAGGAAGCGAGATCGTTGAAAGAATCGAAGGAGTCGAAGGATACGAAGGGGACGAAGGAACAGGAAAGGGAGACTCGTACCACTTCCGCGACGCCTGAGTCGACGAAGGAATCGATGGAAGTCGAGACGAAGAATGTCCCGACGACGCCAAGGAATTCCAGGTCAGTGACGACCGCAAAAAACGCCGCGAACAACGCGACAAGCCCAACGAAAGCGACGCCGCTGTCGACCATGTCGAGGCGAAGGATCAGGACACCGAAGACTCCTATGGTGGTCGAATCCGTCGCGACGACAGTGACACCTCTCCGCAAACGAAAACATTCCGAAAAGACTGAAGccgaggagaaggaggagaagtCGGAGGTTAGCTCGAGGAAGAGGACTCGAGAGTCTTTgagggagaaggagaaagagaaagagaaagaaaaggagaaggaaaaagagaaggagaaggaacaccgggagaaagagaagcccaaggagaaggagaagacgAAGGACAAAGATTCACCGAGGGACAAGGACAACGCCGCGGAGCCGGAGAAGACGTCGCCCAAAACGGCGACGTCCGTTTCTTCGTCCTCGGCGGTGCAGAAACCGGCGAAGAAGCAGTGCAAGGTGGACGACATCCTGCTGAAGGTGACGAGTAGACAGACCAAGTACTTGCAGGCGAAACAGGCCAAGGAAAAGAAGATCGCCGAGGAGGCACAGTGCAACGGCAAAGACGAAACCAAGGAGACGAAGACGTCCCCGCCGATGTCGAGGCGGGGACGAGCGAAAGCCGAGAAAGAAGCGTTGAAGATGCCTCAGTTGAAACCAGAAACACCTGCCGACGACAGACCAGAGAGTCCTGTGATACCTCCACCTGCGTTATCCCCGTCGGCTGGCTCCGAGAAACCCGACTCTCCACGGCAGAAGGAATCACCCGTTCCGGAGCTGTCTGTCTCCATCTCCAAGGAGGATAGTGCCGAAACGAGCAAGAATGAAAGCGTGGAAGAGAGCGCGACGATCGTGCCACCGGAAGCGGAGACGGCGTCCGCGAGTCCCGGCGAATACGAAGGAGGCGACGAAGACGAAGGGGAGGAAGAAGTACCTGCGCCACGGCCAAAATCCGTGCAACAGTGTTCGAGCAACCCGGAGACTGATTCGAGCGAGCAACCAGAGAAAACGGTAGATACGACGACGACGGTTCCGGAGAAGGAGCCGGAGGAGACGGAGAAGTGCTTGCCGCAAAAGGTCGAGTTGGAAACACGGGACGTGGATCAGGAGAGCGAAGCTCCGAAAGAATGTGATAAAGACTCGGAGACCGAGAAAGCGATTTCTCGTAGCCCGGAAACGTCGAAATTGGTACCTGAAGTTCCCTCGCCCAAAGGGGAGGAAACCGAAAAGTTCGTAGCTATTACTCAGGATATTGATAGCCCTAAGGAAGAGACGATTTCCGAGAGGATAATGCTTAAGGAGACGAAAGAAGAGTCGACACGGCCAAAGATCGAAACATCTCCGGCAACGCCTACGGATAAGAAGGAGTCGAGCGTCGTTTCGAATATCGCCTCGCCGGAAACTGAACCGCTAACACCGCAGGAGAAGCCGTTGCCGATCATGGAGCAACAAGAAACCATGCATCTTCATCAAACGCAGCCGGAGGAGATGAAGCAGAACTCTCCTGAGAGCGGGAAGACAACGCCGCACTTGGAGAATCCTGGTTCGGTGAAGCGGACGCCACCTTCGCAGCCGGACCTACCTTCGATGGGAGTTTACACGCCCGACTCGACCACGAATTCGGTCCACTCGTTGCACTATGGTCAGTGCGACCTGGACGTCAGTCAGCTGGGATTGGAGTCTCCAACCTCGATATCCAGCGATCTGGCGTCCCAGAACAGCGTCGAGAGGCCGCCCAGCGCTCTGCCGTCGATGCCGGCCTCGGTCACCGTTCCCATCTCCGTGTCCATGCAGATTGCACCACCGGCCACGTCCGTGGCCGTGAATATATCGCCCCAGGTCCAATACGCCGACTGCTCGATGCCTCAACACACGCCACCGGCACACGTCAGCATTCACCCGATGCATCAGCCTCATACACCGCAGCCTCTCCAACAGCCGAGGACTCCGCAGTCGCACACTCCGCAGAGTATACCCACGCAGAGTCCACAGCCGCTTCCTCAGAGCCACACGCCGCAACCGTTACCGCAGTCCCATACGCCACAGCCCTTGCCTCAGTCTCACACGCCTCAAAGCATTCCCACGCAGAGTCCGCAGCCTTTGCCGCAATCTCACACGCCCCAACCGATGCAGTTGTCATTGGCTCAGCAAACGCAGAGCCAGAGTATGACGCATACCCAACAGTCTCAGCAGTCTCAGCCGTCTCAACCGCAGCAACAGTCAACAcatcaacagcaacagcagcaacaacagcaacaacagcagcaacagcagcagcaacaacaacagtcGCAGACGCAGTCCCACAGCAATAAGAGGGCCAGTGGTTCGCAGACGACTCACAGGTCGAGGTCGGCGCAACAGAGCAGCAGGTCTCATCGAACCACACCTCCGACGCCACACACTCAAGCCTCTTCTCAACACGCGACGTCTCATGCGAGCTCGCACACGAGCTCTCACACCAGCCATACGACAGTGGCGCACACGAGCCACGTACCGCCTCAGTATCAGCAGTCTTCATCGATGAGCGTACCACCGGTACCCCATCCGCACTCTCACACGCACGCCGCTCACTCGCACAACATGGCCGTGATCTCGCAAGGAAACTACATGGCTGTCGCCTCGCAGACCTTCCCCACGCAGAACACTTACGTGATCCAGCACGGAAGCCGCAGATCCGGCGCGCCGACGCCTTGCACCACGGCAACGAACTTCTATATACAGACCAGCGCGATGCCCCCGCATTCACACACACCCGCGCCGTCTTTGTCGGCCTCTGGGAACCATCAGACAACCAACTCGTGTAGCCTAGCGAAGTTGCAACAGCTGACGAACGGTTTGGAGATGATACCACCTACACCGTCGCCAGCCATGAACCTGACGCCACCGCCCCCGATCCCGCACACGATGACACCGCCTCAGACATCGAGGCAACTCCCAACCCCTCCTCAGGTGCCCCTCGGGTACGCGAAGAACTACTATAATGTGAACACGGTGCCACCACCCGGCACGCCCGGCCCCCCGAGCAGATCGACCTCGAGGTCCTCCGCAAACGCCGCCAACATGGCGTCTTTGACTCAACCGTATCCCAGCGAGAGCCTGTACAGACAAACTCTCGACCCGGGAAGTACCTGTCCTCAAATGCAGAGCGCCGCTAGCCGGGTCAGCCCGAACGTAGCGCTCAACACGAATCTCATGGCCCAGTATGGTTATAGGGTGGCTCAGCCAGCCACCGGTTACATGAACCAAGCGGCTCAACTCGGCGGCTTCATGAATCAAGCTAGCCAGCTACCGGTTGGCGTGGTGAACGTACCCGCGCCGTATCCCCAGGACCCGCATCAGCAGAATCCGACTGCAGTGTACACCACGTACCACGGGTACATCAACGGTGGCCTGATGCAGCCTTTGAACAGCTCCATGAGGCCACGCTAG